TCGACTGAGACATGAAAGATCTCTTCAAACCGGCCGATTCGTTCGTCGGAATCCAACTCGCCAAGCGTCTTTCGCTGGCTCAGTTCTTCGACATAGTCTCGATACTCGTCTTCATGACGTGTCGCCAACATCCAGTGCATGCACCAGGCCATGGTGTAAGCTTCTCCGGCGAGAATGTCTGCTGTGAAGGCACCGTCGTCGCGAATCACCGATTCCCAGGAGACTTGGCCGGAGCGTGTCATCGCTTGCCGGGCATATCGACTGTTGACCTTTGAGGGAGAGATGTTGATGCGGTCCCCGTTGCCTTCAAAGCCGGTGGCGATCCCTTCATCGAACCACTTCGGAATGGGGGCGAGTCGTTGGAAAACTCGGTTGTACATTTGCAGGTGAATGGCTTCGTGCAGCGGAACTTCGAATGTGTCACAACTGCTCATTCGGACAGCGAGCCAGTTGGTGATGGGCGAATAGAATCCGAGAATGTTTTCTGCAGAGAGTCCTCGCCCGCCGGTCGCTTCTTCAGCGTAGGAGTTGAAGTCGTCATCGGATTCGAAAATCAGCAGCACCATCGGGAATTTTGGATCGTGAACCGAAATGCGTTTTGAGCGGGCGTAGCGGAGAAATGTTGCGTCGACACGTCTCATGAACGAACTGGCTTTGCGGAGGAAGCCGCTCGCCTGGGATTCTGATGAGCGTTCAATGGGCGAGCTGAGGATGAGAGCGACAACGAAATTCTTGTCGATATCTGTTCGAACGAGGTCGGTTCCGAAATGTTCCTGGAAGAGTTCGACCATTCCTTCCTCGTCGATTGGAGCAGGTGGGTCGGTTGGCTCTCGAGCGGTTACTGCTGCATTCGGGACAATTTGAATCTGTCCATCTCGTCGTTCGAACGCTTGAAATCCCAAGCCTTCGCCCGCGATTCTGGCTTCGATCGTGACTTCCTTCCCGTCCTCATCACGATAAGTGATCGTGTCTGAGAGAGCTGGGAATGTCATCACGACGATGAACAAGAAGGAGAGAGGGCTGGCTCGCAACATAGAATCGACTGTCTCTTCGTGAAGGATCGAATCGGTCGATTTTAATCTAATTCAAATAGCTTACGGAACTCAACCAGCGCAGGCCGATGAGCTGCAATTCGCGAACAGATTGCAGGCAGCCAGGTGGAAGAGACCGGAATTCAGAGTGCAGGTCTTAGACCTTAAGCTCTTCAGCTT
The sequence above is drawn from the Thalassoglobus sp. JC818 genome and encodes:
- a CDS encoding DUF1570 domain-containing protein, whose amino-acid sequence is MLRASPLSFLFIVVMTFPALSDTITYRDEDGKEVTIEARIAGEGLGFQAFERRDGQIQIVPNAAVTAREPTDPPAPIDEEGMVELFQEHFGTDLVRTDIDKNFVVALILSSPIERSSESQASGFLRKASSFMRRVDATFLRYARSKRISVHDPKFPMVLLIFESDDDFNSYAEEATGGRGLSAENILGFYSPITNWLAVRMSSCDTFEVPLHEAIHLQMYNRVFQRLAPIPKWFDEGIATGFEGNGDRINISPSKVNSRYARQAMTRSGQVSWESVIRDDGAFTADILAGEAYTMAWCMHWMLATRHEDEYRDYVEELSQRKTLGELDSDERIGRFEEIFHVSVDELQQSFPKSLQLAAKVQKIKLEQPRRDGIGTRTQSLGQVEMQAVATSNAGTAIEASGTLKNLSPLRTMTFYVTMETSGGTYADWLIPSVAPSRSIQLPRQRAAKLFRPNVQLPPGSYQVFIRSVPADSRESQVWESGQLPGPRLGGD